Proteins found in one Pseudomonadota bacterium genomic segment:
- a CDS encoding type II toxin-antitoxin system VapC family toxin: protein MFLFDTDVITNILKKSPSENLLKRLSEVPMYEQHISTITISEIVYGAVKSIRPEYHLDNLESILLPSVNIVGFDSKAAYICGRLRATLEKAGLPLDLADLEIASIAIAGDLVLVTGNTKHFSRISELEIENWL from the coding sequence ATGTTTCTTTTTGATACCGATGTTATTACTAATATTCTAAAAAAATCTCCTTCTGAAAACCTGCTGAAACGTCTTAGTGAAGTTCCGATGTATGAGCAGCATATTTCGACTATCACAATTTCAGAGATTGTTTATGGTGCAGTTAAGAGTATACGACCTGAATACCATTTAGACAATCTGGAATCTATTTTACTTCCTTCAGTGAATATTGTTGGATTTGATTCTAAAGCCGCTTACATTTGTGGTCGATTGCGTGCAACCCTGGAAAAAGCCGGGTTGCCGCTTGATCTGGCAGATTTGGAGATTGCATCTATCGCAATTGCCGGGGATTTAGTGTTGGTTACCGGAAACACCAAACATTTTTCCAGGATTTCCGAACTTGAAATTGAAAATTGGCTATAA
- a CDS encoding type II toxin-antitoxin system Phd/YefM family antitoxin, with translation MPTVSVANAKSHLSELIAKSSYAHERFIITRRNKPVAALVSLNDLKLIEQYEERQGLASIAGKWRGFEEVSESLEDLQQLRRKGGSGRNVSF, from the coding sequence ATGCCTACAGTTTCAGTGGCTAATGCCAAAAGTCATCTATCAGAACTTATAGCCAAGAGTTCTTATGCGCATGAGCGGTTTATTATTACCCGCAGGAATAAACCGGTAGCGGCCTTGGTTAGCCTTAATGATCTTAAACTTATTGAACAGTACGAGGAACGGCAGGGGTTGGCCTCTATTGCCGGGAAATGGAGAGGTTTTGAAGAAGTGAGTGAAAGCCTGGAGGATCTTCAGCAACTTCGGCGAAAAGGTGGAAGTGGGCGCAATGTTTCTTTTTGA